CAAATAGTGGGCGCACGATCTAAGAATATAGCTCTTTCAGACAGTGACTGAAGTAAAATGAAGTTGCTCAATTTCTGACGCTTTTGAagtctcaatcaatcaatcaataaatcccCCAATCTGTCAATGAGTTAATGAATCAATGAACGAAACCTTTATTTATCCGCGAGGAATACGGAGCTTTGGGAAAgaagctgcaaaagctgcagttTAATAATGCTCCTCTGCGTACAGAGTCCAGGTGCACAGGAGTATATACTGTACTAAGTAAAATTTtgaacgaaataacaaagcataTACAAATGCGGGCATTTCAAATAAGTAAGAAAACGTTAAGAGAGTAGGGACAGAAAGGATTTGTTTGGTTGATATACTATGATACACGAAACTTTGAATAAGTGGCCGCGTATATACATGTTTCACTGCAAGTGTCATCAAAAGATGGTAGTCATCTGACAGTCAAGCAACCCTTCATGCTTTGCCTTGTTCCAGACGGCACCTCCTCTAGGTTGTTTAGGTCGCATATATTTCGCAGGAGGTGCTACATTAGGAAGCCTACATTACGAccgtcatgtaggctccctatgctgcatgagagagagagaaataactttaataaaggtcctgaaggggcctgggcaccccttacgggggccagcccggtggctccgcccatgtggggactgggagtcggagctcgccagccaccttttgggccttctggacggcctggtgttgaagggccctgtcggggctcctgaggtggttgaaccagtcgtcctcggtggcaggggacccgaagctagcgtttagcacgggacactgccacagcatgtgacttaaatcgcaccttgaattttggcatttggggcattctggccttatatctggtaggtatttgctgcagatataggggctggggtaactgtgcgtttgcagcagtcgaagcgttaattgttgtgctttatttagtgctgagtgaggtgaggggaattcctttctaaataacttatagtgcgagcaaatttcatgatatgataggagcggctcccggtgcgtgttggtgtccccggccagtgagccggaccgcgaccccccgcggcacgtaagatcacgcgcgaggttatgggccagctcattaccgttggggacccctggttgaacgttgattccttcatgaccagggaaccagtggatatgcttgtctacagttatctgaacagatgttagaactcttaatgccgactggcaaagtgtaccgcggcggtatgccagtgcagcgggtttagagtcggtaaatattgtgtcgcgctgagggagtgctagagcaagggcaatggccacttgttcagcctcgcagGCTTTCTGAGTTTTTACGGTAAGAGCATTAAGAGCTTTTCCGTCTGGGGCGACCGCTACAGCTGCAAAGTAGGAtttgtccacgtatttagcggcgtctacgaaaaccacgtctgtcgcgtgtaggttggccgcttttagtaaggattgagctcgtgcccttcttcgagcctgattgtgcaccgggtgcatgttcctggggaaggGTAGCACTGTGATTTTAGCGTGAAGGTGTTGCGGTAATGATTCTGCTTCGTTCACTTGAGTTGGGATAGgaagacctatgtgtgagaggagttcctgACCCGCAGCTGTTGAAGACAGGCGCATgagttgggacattctttgtgcttcgatgatttcttggaacgtgttatgtaccccaagggatagcaggcgctgcgtgcttgtggacatgggtagaccaagtactcgttttgtgcattttcggatgaggttgtctactttagtttcatcgcctttgctccacgggtgagcgcaggcaacgtagtgaacgtggcacattaagaacgcatgaaagatgcgtagtaagctttcttctgtgagtcctgcgtgtctattagcgacgcgtcggacgaggtgcatgactgcctcagcttttttggtgagatgtgtgatagttaagtcgtttttgccattctcctgtagggtaacgcccagaattcgaaccgacgacactatcgggataaccgagccatccattgtggagaggtgtatggtaggttcgtctttggtgcggccgtactgtggtggcagaagcagcaactcggacttagatgccgatagtctgaggcccgtgggctttaaaaatgtttgtactgcagtgactgcttcctgaaggctcgcttcgatttgtccatcgctccctccagtacgccaaatagtaatatcgtcggcgtagaGCGCGTGTTCTACACCTTCGATGTGTCGAAGCTTTTGCGAAAGTTGCCTGAgggctaaattgaaaagaaacggtgagagcaccgacccttgcggggtgccgcgcgggcctaggttgtaggtgtgtgacttgagatccccaactttaagtgtggccgttctggctcttaggaaagagcggacgtattcgtagaaacggcggcctaagcctgcctcctgaatctcgtgtagtatatgagcgtggcttatggtatcaaaagctttctctaagtcaagagctaggattgctcggaggtctttgctccttactttaagtaacgtctcctgcagcatgagaagtacatcctgcgtggccatagccggcctgaaccctacttgattgaatgggaagaggtgttttcgctctgaatattgtgtgactcgacggagaatgacgtgctccatgaccttacccacacaggatgtgagggagatgggtcgtagagagtcgagttccaggggtttgttcggcttgggaatgagtatgacggtcgcggccctccattctggcgggacgctcccttgctcccaaacctcattcatgtgggtggctagtgattcaatgtcatggtcagccaggttgcggagtagcttgttggtgactccgtcaggacccggggctgacttagtattgagctctgctattaccgcgcgtatttcagcgctagttatagcatgctcaaatgggtcgtctgcggcccccgcgtaaggtggatagtcttcatgtgaggtaggttctgtgcatagataccgggctgctgtagcatctaaaatctgcgtgtcggtaagttgctgtcctcgcgctttgtgtaacagtctatctagagttagtcgttgctctgacttggtgggcttgtcgccgagcagatgcctgagaaggtcccattttagaccctttctcatgcgtgcgtcaagcgaattacacacctcattccactgattgcgtgctagtgtgtgactgtactcttcgatttgtcggttgagcaatgcaattctttttcgtagcctacgattgagtttatgcattctccatctttcttgaagacttttgtgagcctccaggagatgtgcgaggtggctgtccatgtggtctatgttgcgtgttgtagaaatatttttggtaGCTTGTTTTACGTCCCGCTGTAGCCTCGCAAAGAGTTCAGAGAGTGAAGAGTAATGGTTGGTGTCTTGTTTGCGTATTTGCCTAAAAAAGTTCCAGTCTACTACTTTAAAGTCTCTGGGCTCGAGGCTGCCTATATTGACTGTTGTGCTACAGATAAAGTGATCGCTACCGAGGTTAGCTTGCAGATTAACCCATGTGGGGTTCGAAACGTTGCGTACTAGGGTCAGGTCAGGGGATGAGTCCCGTGACACTGAGTTACCTATGTGTGTGGGGGTGGAGAGGTCGTTAAGTAACATCAGATTGTGTTGAGTGATGTGTGTTTGTAAGTGGCGTCCTTTCTGTGTTGTGCGATTGTAACCCCATTGTACAtggggggcgttgaagtcccccgcgatGATGAGGGGATGGTTGCCTGCTATCTGCGTCGCTTTAGTTAGTAGTGTGGTGAATGTTTCTGTGCTGTGTGAAGGTGAACTATACACGTTAAGGATAAATACCGATTGCTTAATCTGAGCGCTGGGGATAATCTCTATCATCTGATGCTCTATTTTGAGGTCTGGGCGTACTGCATGTGTCGTGTAAGCATAAGGCTTAGCCACACAAGTGGCTATTCCTCGAGCTTTGTTCCCACAGACGGCCTCGACTCTGTATCCGCGAAGAGCAGGAGGTGCTACATTAGGAAGCCTACATTACCCccgtcatgtaggctccctatgcTGCATGAGATACGGACGCTATCTGGCAGCGTCGTCGGGAACACGAGCTTGTGCATAACACAGGGACAATGCAAGGCGCCAACGCCATATTGTCAGAAGAGcgctttttcgtgcatagcgtcgcagTTTCAGCGCAGAATAAGAAAAACTCTATGGTATTTCGAATTATATATCCACGCATTTTAAAGTAACGGAACGCACTGCCCAATGTTTACACATATATGCTTCGCCTATGCGCATTCGTAATGTTTGCTCCTTGATCGACAatattcacaagtatgaacgtggccaccagttcaagatggcttgGCGTTGAGCAAGTGCTTAAATTTTGGCCGGGTGACTGGACCGTGAGGTAGACCGACAGACAGAGACACCAAAACTTCGGAGTTCAAGAGTCCCAAATGAGAAAGACTATCATATTTAAAACTTTTGCATCTACACACCAGTGGTGCGAAGCACAGTAGCTGAGCTAGCTGCCTGGTTCCCCGATATaattatctttctttctctctttcttcatctTTCACCTCGCCGGAGACTGTCTACCGTGTGCAGTGACCTGGAATCACAAACTCGCTTGTCTTTACCGCAACCCGTAGTCACGCTCAGTATATTGAGTTGCAATTACAGCAAGCAGCATAAAtatatttcctttttttgtgttttttttcgtgCGAAAGAGATGCAATTCTTACTTTTCCGGATCCATGCCGGACACATTGAGCACGTCAGTCAGCCGTGCCCTGTTATCGGTCATGAAGCTGACACAGGAGCGGTAGATCCTGGACGGCACGTACAGTTCCGGCCGGCTCTGAGTGCTGTTCGCGGCGAGCAGCATGTGCACCTTCCACTCGTAGCGGCCTTTAATTAGGCGCTTGTACGTCGCCTCCTCGCCGTGTTCGTCCATGAAACGCCATTTGCCGCACGTCATAGCGTACGCATCCTGGCACGGGTCAGCGCTCGAGTCCATAGAGAGATTGAGGATCTCCAGGGCCATCGCGCACTCCTTGCTTCTGCAGGCCGGCAGAACGCCCGACAGCAGTGGTTCGGGACTGGCGGTGTACGCAACTCCGTGGCCGCCGAAGAGCATATAGGCGCCTAGGCTGACCGCAGCAAGCGAGACGAGGATGACAGACAGGGCCAACACGAGCAACTTGTGAAACCAGAGTACTTCAAGCACAACGAGAAGCTTGCGGACAACGATGCCCCGAGTACTGTCTGCATCGTGTTCGGGGGCGCGATCGTGGTGGCCGCTCAGTTGATCGAGGAGCTTGCCTGAAAAGCCAAAATTaagtcgtcatcgtcgtcgtgaaATCGACGTAATCTGTGAGCAATCGAGTAATCGTCCTAATACCAACCAAATGCGTGACTAATtggggatcatcatcatcatcatcatcatcatcagcctgactacgtccactgcaggacaaaggcctctcccatgttccgccagttaacgcggtcctgtgctgctgctgccaatttatacccgcaaacttcttaatctcatctgcccacctaaccttctgtctccccctaacccgctttccttctctgggaatccagttagttacccttaatgacctgcggttatcctgtctacgcgctacatgcccggaccatgtccattttttcttctttatttcaactatgatatccttaacccccgtttgtcccctaatccactctgctctcttcttgtcttttaaggatacacctaccatttttctttccattgatcgctgcgtcgtcctcaatttaagctgaaccctctttgtaagtctccaggtttctgctccgtagctaagtaccggcaagatactcTCCTCCTCTCTCCTCCTCGTTCACTCCACCCGCTATGCCGGCCGCGACGCCACTCAAGAGACGACTCACCGAACGGGTCCAGCTTATGCGATGTCGTCCCTTCCACGCGCAGCCTGGCCCTGTCGAAGTGAGCCTCACCGTCTTTCTCCTCCTGAGCGAGCTCTTTGATGAAGTCCCTCACGTCCGTGCTGAGTAAGTATCCCTTGGAGGTTGCCTGGGAAGACTTGCCCGTAGTACCGGACGCACGGGAAGCGGTGGACTGTCCAGCGACGCTTTTCTTGCGCGCACGCACAGACTTCACTCGCTCCTCATGGTCAGCTGACAGTGCAAAGCGGGCCACGTTTGCCGGAGCAGTCGCGATCGGCTTGCCCTCGCCCTACGTGAGGCAGCGTAATGTTATTCAAGCGCCACATTGGTCGTTTTCCTTACTTTGGACTGCGCCTAGAGCTGTAGTAAACTTCAAGATCAGTCACTATAAGAGATTATATATAACAGATTGAAAATTAAAAAAGCAAAAGGCAATCCTGTGTCGAATCAGCAACATGCGCCTTCTCCATTATCACAATCTACAACAGATTGTTCAGGAACCAACACGTGACAGCAATATTTTAGACCTTATAATAACCAATCATCCCGACCGCACTAAAGTTGAGATCTTAGAAGAAATAAGTGATCATAGGGCAGTTCACTGCTCTCTGCCTCTTCCGCATGCCAAGAAAACAAACGTTCGAAAAAATACACTTAACTAAGCACGCGCAGACACTGTTAAGCTTAACAGATTGCTAGAATTTTTTTCGGATGAATTTATATCTAACTATTCCAATCAGTCTACCGAACAAAACTAGTGCTTATTTTGTAATAAATTGAAAGAAATAGAACGTCTTTGTGTGCCGGTGATTACAATAACAGAAAGAGCGGATGATCCATGGTTCACCCGTGACATTAAAAGATGACTTAATAGAAAAAAGAGAGCGTACACTAAAATGTCGAGAACGAACGCGTCGGAGAACTGGCACAACTATAAAAACGTTTCCAAACAAACAGAAGCTGCAATTTCTGAAGCGAAAAATAAGTACTACAATGACACGCTACCTAACATGTTCAAAACGGACTTTAAGAAGTTCTGGAGCACTGTAAATCCCAAGAAAAGAGAGTCGGTGCCAGCACTTTGTGGAGAGAATGGCAACACCCTGAGCTTAGCCGACTGTGCTGAAAAACTTAAtcttttttttccgaagttcacACTATCGAGAGACAGCTCGATAGCAACCTAAACTTGGCACAGCTAACTATCTCTAATCAATTTTCTCCTATCACAATTACTGCACACGGTGTAGCTTGTGCAATAGATTGTTTAGCTCTTAAAACCAGCCCCGGCCCTGATAATGTTAGCGCTAAGCTTTTAAAACTAACCAGCCACTTCTCAGCCTCTTTTCTTGCGTTAATTTTTCAACGATCTTTAGATACCGGTTGCTTACCAGAGGACTGGAAATCTGCTTACGTAATCCTAATATTCAAATCTGGTGATAATACTCAGCCCAATAACTACAGACCAGTCTCTTTGACGTCCATAGGCTGCAAACTTCTCGAATATATCCTATTAACAAATATAATGGCCTATCTTAACTTAGATAACTTGCTCCTAAacaaccaacacggttttcgtcAAAATTTCTCATGTCAATTGCAACTTTTCGAATTAATTACTGACTTTCATTCTGCGTTTAACTCTTCCCGTCGTGTCGatgccatatttattgatttctCAAAGGAATTTGATAGGGTCCCCTACAAATGTTTAGAACTAAAAATTCGCAATCTTAAGCTTgaaaacaatacaacacaatGGATACTgaaatttcttactaaccgcttcCAATCTTTAAAATTAAAGAGCTACATCTTTAACCCTACTAGCGTTttatccggtgttccccaaggctcggtGATTGGTCCTCTTTTGTTCttaatatacattaatgacatagcATGTAACATAAGTTCGCAAATTCagctatttgcagacgactgcgtaattTACAAATAAATAACTTGCCTTACCGATAATACCATTTTACAATCTGACCTTGATTGGCTGGCTGAGTGGTGCGACACGTGGCAGATGAAAATTAATATAGGGAAAACTAAGCACTTGGAATTTAGTTCTGCTCTAGTCCCTTTGCATAAGTTATACACCATAAATGACATTCGAATTGATTCAGTACAATCCTTTAAATATCTTGGGGTATTTTTCACAGGCAATCTGAACTGGACCACTCACAATGTACATATCACtactaaagcaataaaaaaacttggcATCCTCAAAAGGCGAATATACCTTGCCAACAAAGAAACCAGACTGCATGCATACGTTTCTCTGATAAGACCATCGCTGGATGCTTCAATAATATGGCACTCTCACACTGAAAATTTAACTTACCTGGTTAAatcaattaaaaaaaagctgCGCGCTTCATAACGTCGTCATATTCATCGTATGAAAGCGTAAGTCCCATACTGAAATCGCTTAATCTGCTTTCCTTTGCCACGCGCCGTAAAATTGCAAGGCTATCTAATTTTCACTCACTCTTCCACAGCAACTGCCAGTTTGCGCGCAAGCATATCCTCCCGCCATCAAACATTTCAGCCCGTGTTGATCACCCTAACAAAGTTAATCCCTTCTTCCCAAAAACAAGAAATACCAAAACTCGCCCTTAGCCCTGCCAATAACCAAGTGGCATTCCTTGCTAGCTCATTTAGCCACTCTAATAGAACCATCATCCTTTCTGAAAGCGGTAAATGTGTTCTTAGAAGTTCCAATCGTATAATGTAGTTATGCGGTGTTGTTGTTCATGTGAATTActtgaatatttttgtgtgtgttattcgCGCCTACACTTGTTACCTGGAGCCTATTGTATTTTTATAAAGTACCTTTTCTTCTGCAGAGTTTATATACATGTTTTTTATTATCCTTATTACCACTGTTGTGTGTACTcttctttttccatttttttccaTTTAAGTTTTATATAATGATGCTTCTGAACATTTAGTGTATCTTACACATGTTGAAAATCTTCCTaatcccccctatgtaataccctcccgggtccttagggtatgtaaataaaagtaaataaataaatattgattgTCAGAGCGCGgcactaaccactacgccacggtGGGTACATTGTCTGGAATGACAGCGGCAAGCCATTTGTATTCACCATAATACCATTTGGCACTTCTCCTGGCTTCGAAGCTTTAGCACGTTTTCGTAATCAGTGGTGAGATGGCGCGACGGGCTCGCGCTAGGCGTGCTCTAAAGGTCGCACCCTCCActaagcgccgcctccactgagtgtggtaggtgttctgtggtgtggtccctcctgcgcgcgcgcttatcagactcataaatcgggagaggacgaaggtcgCTTCGCGCACTGTtccggccgcgtttacgaaaggagcgcgctgctgataCAGGACGCAGGaggaattgtgacagttgttcgcgcttgtcctgtgtatacctgGGCCACCCAGAAGAAAATAAGCCAATATACGTTAATGAGCACCTGATGTCTGATACTAAGTGGCTGTTTTCTAAAGCACTTGCTCTCAAGAAACAAATGAAGTGGGCTTTTCTGCGGACTGACAATCGTGTTATTAAGGCAAGACAAACTCTTGATAGTGTGGTGCACAGATTAGTCAGTGAAGTCAATCTACATGTGTTCAACGCATAAGCGTGAAATAACGTTAggcttggaaaaaaagaaaacataatggCTTATTTTCTTCCGGGTGACTTTAATAACATTTCTTCGAAGAattggttttttttattattttaactGTTTCTAGTCTTCCTAAAAGTGATGACAGTATTACCACTCTACTAGCTTTCCTTAATCATCAGTTCTCGGCTATCTGTTCCTCTGAAACTTGGTTATCACCTGGTCATGGTGACTTGGATGGTTTTCCCGGTTATATAAGCAAATATTCTCACTGAACTGATAATCATCATGGTGGCTTCGCCATTTTTATATCAAATAACATTCTGTATAAAAGGCGCAATGATTTAAACCTAAATGTGGCGAAATGTGAATCTCTTTGGCTCGAAATTGATCTGCCATGTCTTTGTCAATATCAACAAAAAACTATTCTTGGTACTTATTCTTGCTACTCTCTATCGATCCCCTTCCAGTGACCCCTCTGGTTTTTGTAATGCGCCTCATCACTTGCTTGATAAACTTACTGTTGAGCGCAAGAATATCATAATTAAGGGCGATATGAACTTTGATTTACTTGATCCCTCAAACCATTCTGCTCTCGAGTATGACTTGTTTTTATAGTTTTGGGTTTAAATCGCTAATATCTCCACCAAGACGCTGTTCCGATAACGGCTCACAGTCATCAATCGATCACATCCTCACAACATTGATGACGTCAGTCATGCTAGTGTCATTGAGAGTGACATCACAGATCACTTTCCTGTATTCCTATATTTTGAACAGGTCATCACTCGTAGCAACGTAATACGTCAAAAGTATCGCTTTGATTCAGACAAGTACTGCATGCTCATTGCCGATGAAGATTGGTCCAGTATATATGCCGCGAATGATCCTGAATAGGCCTTGACCAGGTTCTGCGACGCTTTTTATTAGGCAGTTGGGCGTTCAACTACAATTCAATCATCTAATAGACGCTACTTCGCCCAACGGTGCCCTTTGTTATCACAATCATTGATACGATCTCTTCGCAAAAAGAGAACTTATATAAAAAGACGAAAAGTCAGCCTTTTATTTGCGCTTGAAATTACGCTACAAAATTTATTCCAGCACCTTGGCTACACTTTTAAGAAAGGTGAAACAAAGTTATTATGAGCAGGAACTACAGAATTGTGGACATAACTcagggaaaaaatggcagctttaaaaaaattttaaattcCACTCAGTCGCGCAGAAAAGAGACCTCTATTCGTGTCGACAGCGTCACCCTCACTGTGCCCAGTGAAGTGGCCAACGCCTTTAATGTACACTTTCCACTTGCCTTGCAGTCCCCTTCTCCTCAAACTATGTACCTCCGTTTTCACCCAGTCCTCCTTCAATGTTTTTTTCCTACTTGTGCTTCTGAAATTATTTCAATTATTTCAGGATTAAAAGCTGCCGGAGCTGGGTTAGACAACATCCGCTCAAACCACAATAAACTTGTAAAATCTCTTGTAGCGCCTATATTAGGCCACGTTTTTAACCGCTGTTTGAAGAACGGTGTTTCCCTGGATAAATTGAAAGTTGCGAAACTAgtgccagtatttaaaaaaggtgatccCCTCAGCATGTGCATTTACAGGCCCATATCTGTCCTCCCATCTTGGataaaactttgaaaaaaaaataattaaaataagAATATCTAAATATTTAAGCAAATTTCACATACTCCCTACTTGTCAGTTTGGTTTTAGGGCTGGTCTTTTCACTGATACTGAAATTGCTTGTTTCACTGACAAAATCAGATCATTCATTAATAATGGTAACGTCGCAGGATCTGTCTTCGTCGACATTACTAAAGCATTTGATAGTATTGATCACTTCATCCTATTTCGCAAACTCCAGTACCATGGCATAACTAATCTCGCACTAGTGCTATTACAGAGCCTTTCTTCCTAATAGGTTTTAGGAGGTCTCAATCAAAAATTTTACATCCAGTTCCAACTCCATTAccagaggtgttccgcaaggttcaTTTTGTGTCCATTATTATTTTTAGTATTTATAAATAATTTACCACGTTGCGTTAATTACTCGTATTGTttactttacgctgatgacacgactcttttttctcatcacttggatttaccgactctcgtgtcaagacttcaagctgaccttaattgtcttgttgaCTGGTGCAACTATAATAAATTGTTGATTAATCCTTCCCAAACCTGTTTTATGCTTTTTATTCACCAAACAAAAATCTAGCATTCATTCCTAACCTTTTTGTGAACTCAGTAGTCATTTCTTTAAGTGATCATACGTCATATTTAGGAGTTATAATGGACACACATCTGAAATTTTAGCAACATATCAATTCTGTTTGCAAAAAGATTTCAAAGGGTTGCTAATCAGGTGAGTTGGATGACCAACTCACCCGATCAGCAACCCTTTGAAACATGTCCAGTGAGTGGCTGATGGCCCTTCTCCAAGCTTTACGCTATCACCGCAAGGGAGAGTTCGAGCTCCCCGAAATTTTCAGTTTTTCGtgtgaacacatgcagacgcacGCAAGAACATAGATTAGGGTGAATGAACcaactccacctcacaaatgaggGACCGTccatttcatggccgatcccccatgatgggttgcgccaggactctgaggaacaaccaaccaaccctGCCTCCACCGAAAATATTTCTGGCAACGCCCCATGTATAGCTCACCTCTTCGTGATGTGTTCCAGATTGCGTAGGCGAGCTCTTGTGAACCTTGGAGAGAGCGTTGCGGCCTCCGTGATGCTCCTGCGACCTCTTCATTCCTTTTCTGCGTGAAGCAAAAACCGAGAATTAACCTTTCCGCTCGAGGTCGAAACACCAACCGAAGCGCGCTGAAGccttccttcttctttttcttcctcttctccTTAGAGTACTAATTGTGGATATACAGGTGATTGGCTATGGCCATGAGAATAAGAAATATTTGTGAGATCATTTGAAAACATATAGGATCATCGTAATTGTGCACCTGATGCCAATGTACACTGATGCAGAAAACAAATGGCACATAATTGCGCACAGTTTCTCAATTCGCAGACAGCTCAGTTCCTGAGTTTTATGGTTAATTTTATTTAAGTCCCAAATCTCACATATTGTTACTAATGGATGTGTTCATGTACGCATTACGTGAAGTGATATAGAACCGGAAAGGGTCACTGTGGGTCAAGTCATTGAATGGTTGTGTGTTTcacccatacacacacacaaccactcgatgatgatggtgatgatgatgttgacgacgacgatgacgatgatgatgctgatgatgatgatgatcaagagTGGGGCGGATCAAAATACTGAAACAAGatggaaagttgggcgagttggtttgaaGGCATTCTTGGTAACATCTCGGCGCGCACACAAAGGACGGGAAAACGGAAAGTGAGAAGACAAACAAGCGCGATCCATACATTCTGGATTTATGAAGAGTATTTTTTAAAAGCTAAAATAAGTTAGAGACTG
This genomic interval from Rhipicephalus microplus isolate Deutch F79 chromosome 10, USDA_Rmic, whole genome shotgun sequence contains the following:
- the LOC142774325 gene encoding uncharacterized protein LOC142774325, with the protein product MKRSQEHHGGRNALSKVHKSSPTQSGTHHEEGEGKPIATAPANVARFALSADHEERVKSVRARKKSVAGQSTASRASGTTGKSSQATSKGYLLSTDVRDFIKELAQEEKDGEAHFDRARLRVEGTTSHKLDPFGKLLDQLSGHHDRAPEHDADSTRGIVVRKLLVVLEVLWFHKLLVLALSVILVSLAAVSLGAYMLFGGHGVAYTASPEPLLSGVLPACRSKECAMALEILNLSMDSSADPCQDAYAMTCGKWRFMDEHGEEATYKRLIKGRYEWKVHMLLAANSTQSRPELYVPSRIYRSCVSFMTDNRARLTDVLNVSGMDPEKWLAVTNFSELFTLIVDTAMTNRLESIFRIENGTGFPIVATGRSMKTDAVEPIHAIKELFKEAFRVMKLDPRYDWSSIQRRVVRLDDAVYNLTEQFRSTTAKNVVNASLLDNGNRGVHWEQLLLKHVVRCWPPSRRKTILQFLKERRVFYAFARNDWKKKASILIFFLLS